From one Syntrophales bacterium genomic stretch:
- a CDS encoding TRAP transporter permease, with protein MTGERKKEEIERLEDGGEISTSFRELSGRWQSVVYIIGIAASLFHIWVNTIGVMPAIYRNAVHLGFIMVLAFFFYPMFKKKPQKGFGIDFFLALLATAVVLYILFFEEELHLDRASIPIMRDYIFAAIAIIILLIGTQRAAGWIIPVLSIVFFAYALFLGKLIPGAFHYRGVALGRLLYRMYLTDEGMFGIVCTVSSTYVYLFILFGAFLLKSGAGDFIIKLAQALTGRMVGGPAKIAVIASGFMGSISGSAVANTVATGSFTIPLMKRAGYRPHFAAGVEAAASTGGQLMPPIMGAGAFIMAQWTGIPYLHIIAVATIPAIMYFLSVGFFVHIEALKQGMKPMSKEEIPDLKKVLREGSIFLIPIVVLILLLVRGFTPTYAACIGIFSIVVVSWLRKETRMKLRDILDALYLGARNSVSTASILICSGTIIGIVGITGVGVTFSGMIIELSGGHLFLAIILVMLASLVLGMGLPVTASYIFLAVLAGPALQQMGISLLAAHMIIFWYSQDANVTPPVCLAAYSAAGIAGSNPMQTGLAAWKLAKGLYIIPFLFAYTPILFEGPVYEVLITAVSATLGLLAFTVAMEGYCLRGLFLWERSLVGLASLGLLWPNTTFRIVGFLVFGSIYLSQKLAGRRQSPKPSG; from the coding sequence TTGACTGGAGAAAGGAAGAAAGAGGAGATCGAAAGGCTGGAGGATGGGGGTGAGATTAGCACTTCCTTCCGGGAGCTTTCCGGAAGATGGCAATCGGTTGTTTATATTATAGGGATCGCTGCTTCTCTCTTCCATATCTGGGTGAACACCATTGGGGTGATGCCGGCGATATATCGCAATGCGGTTCACCTCGGATTCATCATGGTTTTGGCCTTCTTTTTCTATCCCATGTTCAAAAAAAAACCTCAAAAGGGATTCGGCATTGATTTTTTCCTCGCCCTGCTGGCAACTGCTGTGGTCTTATATATCCTTTTCTTTGAAGAGGAACTCCACCTGGATAGGGCCTCTATCCCCATCATGCGAGACTACATCTTTGCAGCTATCGCCATTATAATTCTCCTCATTGGTACCCAGAGAGCTGCTGGATGGATTATTCCCGTCCTCTCCATTGTCTTCTTCGCTTATGCGCTCTTTCTCGGTAAATTGATTCCCGGCGCCTTTCACTATCGCGGGGTAGCTCTGGGAAGGCTGCTTTATCGCATGTACCTGACCGATGAGGGAATGTTCGGTATAGTCTGTACCGTCTCCTCTACCTATGTATACCTGTTTATCCTCTTCGGGGCATTTTTGTTGAAGTCCGGGGCTGGAGATTTCATCATCAAGTTGGCCCAGGCGCTGACCGGCCGCATGGTTGGTGGTCCCGCCAAGATCGCTGTGATCGCCAGTGGTTTTATGGGATCGATTTCGGGCAGTGCGGTGGCCAATACCGTAGCCACCGGCTCCTTTACCATCCCCCTGATGAAGAGGGCAGGATACCGGCCTCATTTTGCTGCAGGTGTGGAGGCGGCAGCATCCACCGGGGGACAGTTGATGCCACCCATTATGGGGGCCGGGGCCTTCATTATGGCACAGTGGACCGGGATTCCCTATCTGCATATCATCGCCGTGGCCACCATTCCGGCGATTATGTATTTTCTCTCCGTGGGGTTTTTTGTCCATATTGAGGCACTTAAACAGGGAATGAAACCCATGAGCAAAGAGGAGATCCCCGACCTGAAAAAGGTTTTGAGAGAAGGCTCTATTTTCCTTATTCCGATTGTCGTGTTGATCCTGCTACTGGTCAGGGGGTTTACTCCCACATATGCCGCTTGTATAGGGATCTTTTCTATCGTAGTAGTGAGCTGGTTGCGCAAGGAGACCCGCATGAAGTTGAGGGATATCCTGGATGCCCTCTATTTAGGGGCGAGAAACAGCGTCTCCACCGCATCCATCCTTATCTGCTCAGGGACCATCATTGGAATCGTGGGGATCACCGGTGTAGGGGTTACCTTCTCAGGAATGATCATCGAGCTTTCTGGAGGCCACCTATTCTTGGCCATCATACTGGTGATGCTGGCCTCACTCGTCCTTGGAATGGGACTGCCGGTAACTGCTTCCTATATCTTTCTGGCCGTGCTGGCCGGTCCGGCATTACAACAGATGGGGATTTCTTTACTGGCCGCCCATATGATCATCTTCTGGTATAGCCAGGATGCTAACGTCACCCCTCCGGTTTGCCTGGCAGCCTATTCCGCTGCGGGGATTGCAGGATCAAATCCCATGCAGACCGGCTTAGCCGCCTGGAAGCTGGCCAAGGGACTTTACATCATTCCTTTCCTTTTCGCCTACACACCTATCCTTTTCGAAGGACCTGTCTACGAGGTGCTCATAACCGCGGTTAGTGCCACCCTGGGGCTCTTAGCCTTCACGGTTGCCATGGAAGGGTACTGTCTACGCGGGTTGTTCCTCTGGGAAAGGAGTTTGGTAGGTCTTGCCTCACTGGGGTTGCTATGGCCAAATACGACTTTCAGGATTGTGGGGTTTCTCGTCTTTGGCAGCATCTATCTGAGCCAGAAACTGGCTGGCAGACGACAATCCCCAAAACCGTCAGGATAG